A section of the Schistosoma haematobium chromosome ZW, whole genome shotgun sequence genome encodes:
- the RDH12_1 gene encoding Retinol dehydrogenase 12 (EggNog:ENOG410V7JA~COG:Q), which yields MKETVGSRRKLCIINKRLDGKIAIVTGCNTGIGLYTASELAHRGATVIMACRNIERANKAKTRLLEMYGKNNEKSGETDTACSQMKPYLKPIESDQLIIEQLDLALLTSIREFVDRIKSKYNKVDFLINNAGLILQNYTTTEDGFEMTMGVNYFGPFLLTELLLPLLRNAAPSRIINVSSALHKDGCILKPDLQYSKENYNAMKAYSVSKLANVIHTIELNERLKDSGVVAVCLHPGAVKTELMRDLTNFPMNIILPFVRKLLNTPRDGAQTTLYTVLTDNLSPGGYYSNCTLKKPSKSVQNGEDRKWFWNKTCELLNIQCDN from the exons ATGAAAGAGACAGTCGGTTCACGGAGAAAATTATGTATCATCAACAAACGATTGGATGGGAAAATAGCAATCGTGACAGGATGTAACACTGGAATCGGTCTTTATACAGCCAGTGAATTAGCTCATCGTGGTGCGACAGTCATTATGGCATGTAGAAATATTGAACGAGCCAACAAAGCTAAAACACGTCTATTGGAAATGTATGGTAAGAATAATGAGAAAAGTGGCGAAACAGATACTGCATGTAGTCAAATGAAGCCATATTTAAAGCCCATCGAGTCGGATCAG TTGATCATTGAACAACTTGATCTGGCTTTGTTAACATCAATCAGAGAATTTGTTGACAGAATCAAAAGTAAATACAATAAAGTAGATTTTCTCATCAACAATGCTGGACTCATACTACAGAACTATACAACAACTGAAGATGGTTTTGAAATGACAATGGGAGTGAATTATTTTGGACCATTTCTACTGACAGAATTGTTGTTACCATTGTTGAGGAATGCTGCACCATCACGAATAATAAATGTGTCATCTGCACTGCATAAAGATGGATGCATTCTAAAACCTGATTTGCAGTACAGTAAGGAAAATTATAATGCAATGAAGGCATATAGTGTATCGAAATTGGCAAATGTGATACATACTATTGAATTGAATGAACGTTTGAAAGATAGTGGTGTGGTGGCTGTCTGTTTACATCCCGGAGCTGTCAAAACTGAATTGATGAGAGATCTGACAAATTTTCCTATG aatattaTACTGCCATTCGTCCGCAAATTACTTAATACACCGAGGGATGGCGCACAAACCACTCTATATACTGTATTAACAGATAACTTGTCTCCTGGAGGTTATTATTCAAATTGCACATTGAAAAAACCTTCAAAATCTGTTCAAAATGGGGAAGACAGAAAATGGTTTTGGAATAAAACATGTGAACTATTAAACATACAATGTGATAACTAG